The genomic interval CTTTTTCGCCGCGACGAACAGTACCTGGTCCGCGACGGCAAAGTGCAGATCATTGACGAATTCACGGGGCGGGTCATGCCCGACCGTTCCTGGGAGCAGGGGCTTCACCAGTTCATCGAACTCAAGGAAGGGTGCGAGTTGACGCAGCGTCGGGAACCCCTGGCCAAGATCAGCTATCAGCGTTTTTTCAGACGATACCTGAGGCTCGCGGGCATGACCGGCACGGCGCGTGAAGTGAAGGACGAGCTGTGGAATGTCTACGGGTTGGCCACGTTGCGCATGCCCACCCACCGGCCGGTGATCCGGCGCAGGCTAAAGGAGAGGGTTTTTCCCACCCGGCACGATAAATGGCGGGCCGTGGTGGACCGGATCGGCGAATTGCACCGGCAGGGCCGGGCCGTGCTTGTCGGGACGCGAACCGTGGCGGCCTCCGAGGAACTAGCTGCCCGCGTTCGGGAAGCAGGGCTGCCCCATCTGGTCCTGAGCGCCAAGCAGGACGCCGAGGAGGCCGAGGTCATCACCAGGGCGGGCCAGCCGGGAAGCGTGACCATCGCAACGAACATGGCCGGGCGGGGCACGGACATCATGCTTGCGCCCGAGGTGCGCGATGCAGGCGGTCTGCATGTCATCATCACGGAATACCACGAGGCCGCGCGCATCGATCGTCAATTGGCCGGGAGGTGCGGGCGGCAGGGTGACCCCGGAAGCTTTGAAGGGATTTTATCCCTGGAGGATTTCCTGTTCCTGGGCAAATGGGGCGACCCCTTTATCCGCGTGGCCATGTTTGCCGTCACCCGGACGAGGATGCCCCAATTCGCGGCGCGCCTGCTGCTGAAGCGCATGCAGCGCAACGTGGAGCGGCACAACACGCGGCTGCGCCGAAACCTGTTCCGGCAGGACCAGGCGCAGGGAAGCCTGATGTCCTTTGCAGGCCGGTTCGAGTAAACAAAGTCTATTTCCCCGTGTTTGAGCTGTTTCCGGTCCAAACGCGGGGGCCATACGCATCGAGGAGAACACGAGATGAAACGCGTATTTTTTCTGGCACTGCTGTGCATGTTGGCTGCCACGGTTCGAGCCGGGGAACTGCCGCCTTTTGAAGGGCTTATCGAGCCTCGGGAGACCGTCAATTTCGGCAGTCAGGTTCCGGGCATCCTGGAGAAGGTGATGGTGGAGCGGGGAGAAAAGGTCGAAGTCGGGCAGATCCTGGCGCGGCTCAAGTCCGGGGTCGAAGCCGCAGCCCTGCGCACGGCCGAGGCCAAGGTGGATTTCGGGCAGCGCAAGTCCCAGCGCAACGAGGAACTGACCAAAAAAAAGCTCATTTCGATGCATGAAAAAGACGAGATCGAGACCGAGTTGCAGCTGGCCCGGCTGATGGTGGCCGAGGCCAAGGCGCAACTCGAAATGCGGGTCATCCGCAGTACGATCAAGGGCGTGGTGGTCAAGCGTACTGGCGCACCCGGCGGCTATGTCGGCGAGGAACCCTTCCTGACCGTGGCGCAGATCGATCCTTTGAGCGTAGAATTGGTCATCCCGGTCCAGTATATCGGATCCATCAAGGAAGGTGTCACGGCCAAGGTCCTGCCGGACGAGCCGGTGGGTGGCGAGTACAGCGCCAAGGTCGTGATCGTGGACAAGGTCATCGATGCCGCCAGCGGAACCTTCGGCGTGCGGCTGGAACTCTCCAACCCCCAGTTCAGGCTGCCGGCGGGCATGAAGTGTCGGGTTTTCTTCTGATCGCGGACACGTCGCAGGGCCGGCAGATCATGCTTTCGAACGCGGAATCCTTACGGGTTCAAACGAAATCGGGCGGGGATACAAAAGGCGGATTGCAAGATTGAAATGTTCAGGGATCATGGGTGTACACCGCACCTTCCCAGGTAAATGCCTGATCGCCTGCACAGACCCGCTGCCAAGTGAGATGCGCAAAAGACTCTTGGCCGCAGGAGTGCCGGATAAGTTGCTGCCGCCGGGTACGGAGCCGAAGAGGGCTCAAGGGAAGGCGTTGCCGAAGGTGGGGTGAGATTGGAGAAAATAAACGGTAAGGCCATCCGATTTTGGCTGACCTTTGGTTTGTTATTCAGCAATTCGAAATCAAGACATCAAAAGTTCATTGATGATGATTCATAATTGTTACTGGTATCTATTAATGCGCTGTAATCTACTCGAATATAAGGTACCTAGCTTTTCATCAGGCCAGCCTAGATGCTTTAAAATCAGTCGTTCCGTTAATATCTGTATTCGTACAGTATTTTCATTTAATAGATATACGTCGTCACAGTGAGCCATATGGAAAAGCTTGTTTCGTAGATATAAAGCATTTTGAAGTCCAAAATTAAAATCAAGTTTGTTCCATATGTCGTCTTTTTCGATTTCAAGAATATTGGTGCAAAATACTATTTTATCAATTACAGATGGTCTTTTTAGTTCAGGTAATTTTTTTATAAGTCTTTCACAATATTTGGCAATTTCATCTTGGCTTGACAGACTTTCTATAGTTATTTTTAAATTCGATTCTATTGTTTTCCATTTTGATGATGGGATGCTTATTTCTTTCTTGTAAATTTGTGTTAGTCCGTCACATAGACATTCTAGTGCTATAATTGAATGAAAAAAATTAATTTCAATTGCATTTTCTAAATATGACAATGATAAAAATAATATGCAATTTTTTAACTCATTTTTGATATTAGAAGATTTATATGATTTTAAAAGTACTTCAAATCCCGAATTAATTAGATCGGCATGGTCGATTAAAGAAAATGTGTTCTTTTGATATGACTTATGTGGAGTATATTTTCGAATTACTGGACACGTTACGGTTGTGTTTCTTGAAAAAGGCGTTATTTGTATTTGTCCCCATTGGATTGATCGTCTATTACATA from Desulfomicrobium apsheronum carries:
- a CDS encoding efflux RND transporter periplasmic adaptor subunit produces the protein MKRVFFLALLCMLAATVRAGELPPFEGLIEPRETVNFGSQVPGILEKVMVERGEKVEVGQILARLKSGVEAAALRTAEAKVDFGQRKSQRNEELTKKKLISMHEKDEIETELQLARLMVAEAKAQLEMRVIRSTIKGVVVKRTGAPGGYVGEEPFLTVAQIDPLSVELVIPVQYIGSIKEGVTAKVLPDEPVGGEYSAKVVIVDKVIDAASGTFGVRLELSNPQFRLPAGMKCRVFF